GAAATATCCAGAATCCTTGCCTCAGTATTTACTGTTCTTCTGCCTGAAGTTGAGATCAAAAAGGTGACACCTTCGGATTATCGCCTTTTCCAGACTGCTGACATGTTTTGTTCGATGGAACTTATAAGATTAAAGATGGATGCAGCTGCACTATCACCTTCGG
The sequence above is drawn from the Ruminococcaceae bacterium R-25 genome and encodes:
- a CDS encoding hypothetical protein (partial gene) — protein: EISRILASVFTVLLPEVEIKKVTPSDYRLFQTADMFCSMELIRLKMDAAALSPSELEFFGNVRDMKKNYLNPLEKFRWD